CCAAGTCGTGACCTGCGGGAAAATGCGTAAACTAAGGTGGGAATCCGATCGTCTCCGATGATGGTGAGATGGACCATGTGCCGCGTGAGGGGCGAATGACCAGCAAAGACAAGCTGACGCATGTGTCGCAGGCACCGACGAACCCGGCCAAAGGGGGACCGCCCAGCCGGTTTGATGTGGCCGATTTGTATCGTGGGCCGATTGTTCTGGAATCGGAGAAACCCACGGATTTGCCGCTGCATGAAAAATTGCGTCAGGCCTATTTTTGGATCACCAATCACGCCATCATCAGCCCGCATTATGACATCGAATATTTCGATGGTCCCGCGCCGGCTTACAACTTTGGGCCAGCCGGGACGGTGCGGCTGCCGTCGGGGCAGAGCTATTCCAGCTTCGTATTATTGCCACTGCTGAATTTTGCGGTGCGGCGACGATGCCTGTTCGTGGGCGGACCGGGGCGGGGGAAGACGGCGAGCGCGATTCTGATGGGGCTGCTGGCGGGGTACAGCATGCGAGAGATCCGCCGCGCCATCCAACACGGGCAACCGCAAATGACGATCGCCGATCTGCTGGGCACACCGCTGCCGGCGGATTTGGTCGCCGCCCGCAGCATGGATCAAATTACGATCGCTTGGCGACGCTGGCTGGGGATGCGAATCAAAATTATTGACGAATATAATCGCATTCCGACTCGAACGCAGTCGGCACTGCTGACCGTCATGGCGGATAATTATGCCGAGTTGATGGATCAAGTTTACGAGTGTCCTGATGCGGCGTGGTATCTGACCGCGAACGACGATGCCGGGGGCGGGACGTATCAGGTCATCGAAGCATTACGGGACCGCATTGATGTGGTGGTGAAGGCGCTGGCGTTTAATTCGCGGTTCCTGAAGGATTTGCTGGATCGAATCGAGGAAGGCTACTCGCCGGAAAGTCTTCTCCCCAAAGAGATTGTGTTCACCGAGGCGGAAATCGACCG
This DNA window, taken from Tuwongella immobilis, encodes the following:
- a CDS encoding AAA family ATPase translates to MDHVPREGRMTSKDKLTHVSQAPTNPAKGGPPSRFDVADLYRGPIVLESEKPTDLPLHEKLRQAYFWITNHAIISPHYDIEYFDGPAPAYNFGPAGTVRLPSGQSYSSFVLLPLLNFAVRRRCLFVGGPGRGKTASAILMGLLAGYSMREIRRAIQHGQPQMTIADLLGTPLPADLVAARSMDQITIAWRRWLGMRIKIIDEYNRIPTRTQSALLTVMADNYAELMDQVYECPDAAWYLTANDDAGGGTYQVIEALRDRIDVVVKALAFNSRFLKDLLDRIEEGYSPESLLPKEIVFTEAEIDRMDREIRQVQFPVELRRRLEFFASHFEFFDTAGMQLDYKTKDTVKLVGGDLTLLAALDTGRDRLKDLGSQTKNGISVRALLTALTFVKAMAYFRGSAEISLEDLRQILPFVLHDKLTPEPESPFFEASNHRIYRIDRISWIRKLFDLSCNEYDRLNRDRNDPLVALEEEFEQGLDGLNEATVRARLVKIERLFAEWAKGQKLYGHLADDCIKLKYLHQRYTNYLRWLTWKR